Proteins from one Telopea speciosissima isolate NSW1024214 ecotype Mountain lineage chromosome 1, Tspe_v1, whole genome shotgun sequence genomic window:
- the LOC122640498 gene encoding probable F-box protein At3g61730, which produces MGKRMRRGSSICSCSSPRSSSLNPNSIFSWYEEDIWTEIAKYLDGKSLVMLGATNRWFHRIAMEECIWKFACLRDLQVPEPERVAFNWIELYASAFDGSHSYSFDQQDKHIDWMRIGAFFFDSPVALLTEKLSSPVEIPRGGTTKKMVQSTGSCVLSNIKTGIWIADLQLVRCPVCNLNTCEGTMQTLDVRHIELFLNEEFKKGSWQYEEIGSHDIKKHTDWACGGIFDIRHLKDSSTSEVLDLRSWVGKPIDWQPKARITLHAVAVSTNLQQNEGIQVKYHAMKGGPEGEIVSIRISQQLI; this is translated from the exons ATGGGGAAGCGAATGCGAAGAGGCAGCTCAATTTGCTCCTGTTCTTCTCCCCGATCGAGTTCTCTCAATCCAAACTCTATTTTCTcctg GTACGAAGAGGATATATGGACGGAGATCGCCAAATACTTGGATGGAAAATCTCTGGTGATGCTCGGAGCAACGAATCGCTGGTTCCATCGCATCGCCATGGAAGAGTGCATATGGAAATTTGCATGTCTGCGAGATCTTCAAGTCCCGGAACCCGAACGCGTGGCTTTCAACTGGATTGAACTTTACGCTTCAGCTTTTG ATGGGAGTCACTCTTACTCGTTTGATCAACAAGACAAACACATAG ATTGGATGAGAATCGGCGCGTTTTTCTTTGATTCGCCGGTTGCGCTGCTGACGGAGAAGCTGTCGTCTCCCGTAGAAATCCCACGAGGAGGGACCACAAAGAAAATGGTGCAAAGTACCGGCTCTTGTGTCTTGAGCAACATTAAAACTGGAATTTGGATAGCTG ATCTACAGCTCGTAAGATGCCCTGTCTGCAACCTTAACACCTGCGAAG GGACGATGCAGACATTAGATGTGAGGCATATTGAGCTGTTCTTAAACGAGGAGTTCAAGAAAGGGAGCTGGCAGTATGAGGAAATCGGAAGCCACGACATAAAGAAGCACACAGACTGGGCCTGCGGAGGCATTTTCGACATCAGGCACCTGAAGGATTCTTCTACCTCTG AGGTTTTGGATCTCCGATCATGGGTAGGGAAACCCATCGACTGGCAACCCAAGGCTCGAATAACTCTACATGCAGTCGCCGTGAGCACCAACTTGCAACAGAATGAAG GAATTCAAGTAAAATACCATGCAATGAAGGGAGGACCTGAAGGCGAAATTGTTTCCATACGAATCTCTCAGCAACTTATCTGA
- the LOC122640487 gene encoding uncharacterized protein LOC122640487: MNSVQAIKRIPRVKFPLRHLNSSGSASQPEAALTTGDVHSALFSRSGVPGTPTNTSVGGKASSQPKRTPVTDREIEAILLGGCT, from the exons ATGAATAGTGTCCAGGCGATAAAGCGTATTCCTCGCGTCAAATTCCCTCTGAGACATCTAAACTCCTCAG GCTCTGCTTCACAACCTGAAGCAGCATTAACAACTGGAGATGTTCATTCAGCTCTGTTTTCCAGGTCAGGAGTCCCAGGGACACCTACCAACACTTCTGTAGGAGGGAAGGCTTCTTCTCAGCCAAAACGCACACCAGTCACTGACAGGGAGATTGAAGCTATTTTG TTGGGTGGCTGCACCTGA
- the LOC122649059 gene encoding cilia- and flagella-associated protein 251-like: protein MGNCLETCRESQQQEGVKKQQQQQQQQHEVEAKGSGFIEEEEEAEEEEEKKDVGKGGLRVKIVLTKEELEWLMFQLKEKEKEKGRKCLEDLLEELEEGRGRTEAWKPSLESILESPEMLEMNR from the coding sequence ATGGGCAATTGCTTAGAGACATGTAGAGAAAGCCAACAACAAGAAGGGGTGAAgaaacaacagcagcagcagcaacaacaacatgaAGTAGAAGCTAAAGGAAGTGgttttattgaagaagaagaagaagcagaagaagaagaagaaaaaaaagatgttgGGAAAGGTGGTCTCAGGGTGAAGATAGTGTTGACAAAAGAAGAGCTAGAGTGGTTGATGTTTcagttgaaggagaaggagaaggagaaaggaaggaagtGCTTAGAAGATCTATTAGAGGAGTTGGAAGAGGGTAGAGGAAGAACTGAAGCATGGAAACCCTCTCTAGAGAGTATCTTGGAGAGTCCTGAAATGCTTGAGATGAACAGATGA